Proteins encoded together in one Bradyrhizobium sp. PSBB068 window:
- the rpoC gene encoding DNA-directed RNA polymerase subunit beta' translates to MNQEIMNLFNPTTPAQVFDQIRISIASPEKILSWSYGEIKKPETINYRTFKPERDGLFCARIFGPIKDYECLCGKYKRMKYKGIICEKCSVEVTLSRVRRERMGHIELAAPVAHIWFLKSLPSRIGLLLDMTLKDLERILYFEYYVVLEPGLTALKDRQLLSEDEYLKAQDEYGQDSFTAMIGAEAIRELLKGLELEKLEATLRADMAETDSDIKHKKLAKRLKIVEAFRVSGNKPEWMIMTVVPVIPPDLRPLVPLDGGRFATSDLNDLYRRVINRNNRLKRLMELRAPDIIIRNEKRMLQEAVDALFDNGRRGRVITGANKRPLKSLADMLKGKQGRFRQNLLGKRVDYSGRSVIVVGPELRLHQCGLPKKMALELFKPFIYSRLDAKGLSTTVKQAKKLVEKERPEVWDILDEVIREHPVLLNRAPTLHRLGIQAFEPVLIEGKAIQLHPLVCAAFNADFDGDQMAVHVPLSLEAQLEARVLMMSTNNILHPANGQPIIVPSQDIVLGLYYVSIMREGLPGEGKIFGDMAELEHALHSKVIHLHTKIKYRWEGIDEEGKQSKRWIETTAGRVMLGNLLPKSTKISYDIINKLMTKREISGVIDQVYRHCGQKETVIFCDRIMALGFYNAFKAGISFGKDDMVVPASKWKIVDQTRTLAKDFEQQYNDGLITHGEKYNKVVDAWSKAGEEVAKAMMKEISSTKKTAAGADADINSIYMMAHSGARGSPAQMRQLAGMRGLMAKPSGEIIETPIISNFKEGLSVLEYFNSTHGARKGLADTALKTANSGYLTRRLVDVAQDCIITQTDCGTKLGIKMRAIVDAGTVVASLGSRILGRTACDDVRDPATNEVVIKRDTLMEESHVDLIQQAGIQEVKIRSALTCELVNGICAKCYGRDLARGTPVNHGEAVGVIAAQSIGEPGTQLTMRTFHIGGAAQLNEQSFVESNFDGKIVIRNKAIARNSEGNLVAMVRNMVVAIVDADGTERATHRIQYGSKMHVDDGDMVKRGQRIAEWDPYTRPVLTEVEGTIGFEDLVEGQSISETLDESTGIAKRVVIDWRTTRGGSDLRPAIVVKGKDGKVLKLARGGDARYMLSVDGILSVDIGAKVMPGDILARISTESAKTRDITGGLPRVAELFEARKPKDAAIIAETAGTIRFGRDYKNKRRISIEPMDKTEEPREYLIPKGKHIHLQDGDIVEKGDFIVEGNPAPHDILAIKGIEELAAYLVNEIQEVYRLQGVLINDKHIEVIVRQMLQKVEVTDQGDTDMISGEQVDKIEFDALNVKAKEEGKKPATGTPVLLGITKASLQTRSFFSAASFQETTRVLTEAAVNGKIDPLEGLKENVIVGRLIPAGTGASMARIREVAVKRDKLILDEREKQQAAIVPTAPEAEPLALPPAE, encoded by the coding sequence ATGAATCAAGAGATTATGAATCTTTTCAATCCGACGACGCCGGCTCAGGTCTTCGACCAGATTCGGATTTCGATCGCGTCTCCGGAGAAGATTCTGTCCTGGTCGTACGGCGAGATCAAGAAGCCCGAGACCATCAACTACCGTACCTTCAAGCCGGAGCGTGACGGCCTGTTCTGCGCGCGCATCTTCGGGCCGATCAAGGACTACGAGTGCTTGTGCGGCAAGTACAAGCGGATGAAGTACAAGGGCATCATCTGCGAGAAGTGCTCGGTCGAGGTGACGCTGTCGCGCGTCCGGCGCGAGCGCATGGGCCATATCGAGCTGGCGGCACCGGTCGCCCACATCTGGTTCCTGAAGTCGCTGCCGTCGCGCATCGGCCTCCTGCTCGACATGACGCTGAAGGATCTCGAGCGGATCCTGTACTTCGAATACTACGTCGTGCTCGAGCCGGGTCTGACCGCGCTGAAGGACCGTCAGCTGCTGTCGGAAGACGAGTATCTGAAGGCGCAGGACGAGTACGGCCAGGACAGCTTCACCGCCATGATCGGCGCCGAGGCGATCCGCGAGCTGCTGAAGGGGCTCGAGCTCGAGAAGCTCGAGGCGACGCTGCGCGCCGACATGGCGGAGACCGACTCCGACATCAAGCACAAGAAGCTCGCCAAGCGTCTGAAGATCGTCGAGGCCTTCCGCGTCTCCGGCAACAAGCCGGAATGGATGATCATGACGGTGGTGCCGGTGATTCCGCCGGACCTGCGTCCGCTGGTGCCGCTCGACGGCGGCCGGTTCGCGACCTCGGACCTCAACGACCTCTACCGCCGCGTTATCAACCGCAACAACCGTCTGAAGCGGCTGATGGAGCTGCGCGCGCCCGACATCATCATCCGCAACGAAAAGCGCATGCTGCAGGAGGCCGTCGACGCGCTGTTCGACAACGGCCGCCGCGGCCGCGTCATCACGGGTGCCAACAAGCGCCCGCTGAAGTCGCTCGCCGACATGCTGAAGGGTAAGCAGGGCCGGTTCCGCCAGAACCTGCTCGGCAAGCGCGTCGACTATTCGGGCCGTTCGGTGATCGTGGTCGGTCCCGAGCTGCGCCTGCATCAGTGCGGCCTGCCGAAGAAGATGGCGCTCGAACTGTTCAAGCCGTTCATCTACTCGCGGCTCGACGCCAAGGGCCTGTCCACCACGGTGAAGCAGGCCAAGAAGCTGGTCGAGAAGGAGCGTCCGGAGGTCTGGGATATCCTCGACGAGGTGATCCGCGAGCATCCGGTGCTGCTGAACCGCGCGCCGACGCTGCATCGCCTCGGCATCCAGGCGTTCGAGCCGGTGCTGATCGAGGGCAAGGCGATCCAGCTGCACCCGTTGGTCTGCGCCGCCTTCAACGCCGACTTCGACGGCGACCAGATGGCCGTGCACGTTCCGCTGTCGCTCGAAGCGCAGCTGGAAGCGCGCGTGCTGATGATGTCGACCAACAACATCCTGCATCCGGCGAACGGCCAGCCGATCATCGTACCGTCGCAGGACATCGTGCTCGGCCTCTACTACGTCTCGATCATGCGCGAAGGCCTGCCCGGCGAGGGCAAGATCTTCGGCGACATGGCCGAGCTCGAGCACGCGCTGCATTCGAAGGTCATCCACCTCCACACCAAGATCAAGTACCGGTGGGAAGGCATCGACGAGGAAGGCAAGCAATCCAAGCGCTGGATCGAGACCACCGCCGGCCGTGTCATGCTCGGCAATCTGCTGCCGAAGAGCACCAAGATCTCGTACGACATCATCAACAAGCTGATGACCAAGCGCGAGATTTCCGGCGTGATCGACCAGGTCTACCGGCACTGCGGTCAGAAGGAGACCGTGATCTTCTGCGACCGCATCATGGCACTCGGCTTCTACAACGCCTTCAAGGCGGGCATCTCGTTCGGCAAGGACGACATGGTCGTGCCGGCGTCGAAGTGGAAGATCGTGGACCAGACCCGTACGCTGGCGAAGGATTTCGAGCAGCAGTACAATGACGGCCTAATCACCCATGGCGAGAAGTACAACAAGGTCGTCGACGCCTGGTCGAAGGCCGGTGAAGAAGTCGCCAAGGCGATGATGAAGGAGATCTCGTCGACCAAGAAGACGGCGGCGGGCGCGGATGCCGACATCAACTCGATCTACATGATGGCGCACTCCGGTGCGCGTGGTTCGCCGGCCCAGATGCGCCAGCTCGCCGGCATGCGCGGCCTGATGGCCAAGCCGTCGGGCGAGATCATCGAGACGCCGATCATTTCCAACTTCAAGGAAGGTCTGTCGGTGCTCGAGTACTTCAACTCGACGCACGGCGCCCGCAAGGGTCTGGCGGACACCGCGTTGAAGACGGCGAACTCGGGCTACCTGACGCGTCGCCTGGTCGACGTCGCGCAGGACTGCATCATCACGCAGACCGATTGCGGCACCAAGCTCGGCATCAAGATGCGCGCCATCGTCGACGCCGGCACCGTGGTCGCCTCGCTCGGCTCGCGCATCCTGGGCCGTACGGCCTGCGACGACGTGCGTGATCCCGCCACCAACGAGGTCGTCATCAAGCGCGACACCTTGATGGAGGAGAGCCACGTCGACCTGATCCAGCAGGCCGGCATCCAGGAGGTGAAGATCCGCTCGGCACTGACCTGCGAGTTGGTCAACGGCATCTGCGCCAAGTGCTACGGCCGCGATCTGGCCCGCGGCACCCCGGTCAACCACGGTGAGGCCGTCGGCGTCATCGCGGCGCAGTCGATCGGTGAGCCCGGCACGCAGCTGACGATGCGCACGTTCCACATCGGCGGCGCCGCGCAGCTCAACGAGCAGTCGTTCGTCGAATCGAACTTCGACGGCAAGATCGTGATCCGGAACAAGGCCATCGCCCGCAACAGTGAAGGCAATCTGGTCGCGATGGTGCGCAACATGGTCGTTGCGATTGTCGATGCCGACGGCACCGAGCGCGCAACCCACCGTATTCAGTACGGTTCGAAGATGCACGTCGACGACGGCGACATGGTCAAGCGCGGCCAGCGCATCGCGGAGTGGGATCCCTATACCCGCCCGGTGCTCACCGAAGTCGAGGGCACGATCGGGTTCGAGGATCTGGTCGAAGGCCAGTCGATCTCGGAAACGCTCGACGAATCGACCGGTATTGCCAAGCGCGTGGTCATCGACTGGCGCACGACGCGCGGCGGCTCGGACCTGCGTCCGGCCATCGTGGTCAAGGGCAAGGACGGCAAGGTGCTGAAGCTCGCGCGTGGCGGCGATGCCCGCTACATGCTGTCGGTCGACGGCATTCTGTCGGTCGACATCGGCGCCAAGGTGATGCCCGGCGACATCCTGGCGCGTATCTCGACCGAGAGCGCCAAGACGCGTGACATCACCGGCGGTCTGCCGCGGGTGGCGGAACTGTTCGAGGCTCGCAAGCCGAAGGATGCGGCGATCATCGCGGAGACCGCGGGAACGATCCGCTTCGGCCGCGACTACAAGAACAAGCGCCGCATCTCGATCGAGCCGATGGACAAGACCGAGGAGCCGCGCGAGTACCTGATCCCGAAGGGCAAGCACATCCATCTTCAGGACGGCGACATCGTCGAAAAGGGCGATTTCATCGTCGAAGGCAATCCGGCGCCGCACGACATCCTGGCGATCAAGGGCATCGAGGAACTCGCTGCCTATCTGGTCAACGAAATCCAGGAGGTCTACCGGTTGCAGGGCGTGCTCATCAACGACAAGCACATCGAGGTGATTGTCCGTCAGATGCTGCAGAAGGTCGAGGTCACCGACCAGGGCGACACCGACATGATCTCGGGCGAGCAGGTCGACAAGATCGAGTTCGACGCGCTCAACGTCAAGGCCAAGGAGGAGGGCAAGAAGCCCGCCACGGGTACGCCGGTTCTGCTCGGCATCACCAAGGCGAGCTTGCAGACCCGCTCGTTCTTCTCGGCGGCGTCGTTCCAGGAGACCACGCGCGTGCTCACCGAGGCTGCCGTCAATGGCAAGATCGACCCGCTCGAGGGCCTCAAGGAGAACGTCATTGTCGGCCGCCTGATCCCGGCCGGCACCGGCGCCTCGATGGCGCGGATCCGCGAAGTCGCGGTCAAGCGCGACAAGCTGATCCTCGACGAGCGCGAGAAGCAGCAGGCGGCGATCGTGCCGACGGCTCCGGAAGCGGAGCCGCTGGCGCTGCCGCCGGCGGAATAG
- a CDS encoding FAD-dependent oxidoreductase: MLDLAIVGGGPGGLMSAWYLKRKLGDLCRVTIFEASNRLGGKIVTRKFDSAPAMYEAGVAEIYDYSMTGPDPLRELIQHFGLQTIPMDAEQVQLDGELLADVPGMRRKYGAKTAAAIEAFRKRCAELVSPIEYYEGVGAHDNEHPWAYKTAEQILDEEVEDATAKRFFKVMARSDLATESHNTNGLNALKNYVMDVDGYIGLYSIQNGNEQLIDCLRSEVSADIQLNHRVLKVGKTAEGRYQLNMMNGKGPETRDFDLVLVCLPHSWLATMRWDGEQLRKSMVKHVAYFDRPAHYLRVSILFDEPFWGEKIPGAWFMSEAFGGCCVYNEGARHDVGKHGVLNWLIAGSDALAYANLSDEELIDAALKSLPASLGDARAHFLEGKIHRWLSSVNALPGGLPVRDVMTNHRPEPKEHPGIVVVGDYLFDSTLNGLLDSSDAATDIVVTEMMRLRRARAQDEGALSDKIDRGYFDNYRGVGPYGEVWRTFTDPAYLTDLIKTVWGRAKGYKLLIAGSASGELVGALRERGIDAWGIENNRYIHGKTPKALKKYNKLGSIADMPFKDEEFDFVFETSLCHLGEKQVVRGVRELNRVVKTGVVFASVTSDMAPAVIDRYDLLRGVKKLGTWWEWSELFFGNGFDLSMHRRDCTDALWTLTLAANKGPGQWYADSDSLRYSFFDKVDADLDD; this comes from the coding sequence ATGCTCGACTTGGCTATCGTAGGCGGCGGCCCCGGGGGGCTGATGAGCGCCTGGTATTTGAAGCGCAAACTCGGCGACCTCTGCCGCGTCACCATCTTCGAGGCGTCGAACCGCCTCGGCGGCAAGATCGTCACGCGCAAATTCGACAGCGCGCCCGCGATGTACGAGGCCGGCGTTGCCGAGATCTACGACTACTCGATGACCGGACCCGACCCGCTGCGCGAGCTGATCCAGCATTTCGGCCTGCAGACGATCCCGATGGATGCCGAGCAGGTGCAACTCGACGGCGAGTTGCTCGCCGATGTTCCCGGCATGCGCCGCAAATACGGCGCCAAGACCGCAGCCGCGATCGAGGCGTTCCGCAAGCGTTGCGCCGAGCTGGTGTCGCCGATCGAGTATTACGAGGGCGTCGGCGCCCACGACAACGAACACCCCTGGGCCTACAAGACCGCCGAGCAGATCCTCGACGAGGAGGTCGAGGACGCGACCGCCAAGCGGTTCTTCAAGGTGATGGCGCGCTCCGACCTTGCGACCGAGAGCCACAACACCAACGGCCTCAACGCGCTGAAGAACTACGTGATGGATGTCGACGGCTATATCGGCCTGTATTCGATCCAGAACGGCAACGAGCAGCTGATCGATTGCCTGCGCTCGGAAGTCAGTGCCGACATCCAGCTCAACCATCGCGTCCTCAAGGTCGGCAAGACCGCCGAAGGCCGCTACCAGCTCAACATGATGAACGGCAAGGGGCCCGAGACGCGCGATTTCGACCTCGTGCTGGTCTGCCTGCCGCACTCCTGGCTTGCGACCATGCGCTGGGACGGCGAGCAGCTGCGCAAGTCGATGGTCAAGCACGTCGCCTATTTCGATCGTCCTGCGCACTATCTGCGCGTCTCGATCCTGTTCGACGAGCCGTTCTGGGGTGAGAAGATCCCGGGTGCCTGGTTCATGTCGGAGGCGTTCGGCGGCTGCTGCGTCTACAATGAGGGCGCGCGCCACGATGTCGGCAAGCACGGCGTGTTGAACTGGCTGATCGCCGGCTCCGACGCGCTCGCCTACGCCAATCTCAGCGACGAGGAGCTGATCGACGCCGCGCTGAAGTCGCTGCCGGCCTCGCTCGGCGATGCCCGCGCGCATTTCCTCGAAGGCAAGATCCACCGCTGGCTGTCCTCGGTCAACGCGCTGCCGGGCGGCCTGCCGGTGCGTGACGTCATGACCAACCACCGCCCCGAGCCGAAGGAGCATCCCGGCATCGTGGTGGTGGGCGACTATCTGTTCGATTCGACCCTGAACGGGCTGCTCGATTCCTCCGACGCCGCGACCGACATCGTCGTCACCGAGATGATGCGGCTGCGCCGTGCCCGCGCGCAGGACGAAGGCGCGCTGTCGGACAAGATCGATCGTGGCTATTTCGACAATTACCGCGGCGTCGGCCCCTACGGCGAAGTCTGGCGCACCTTCACCGACCCGGCCTATCTGACCGACCTGATCAAGACGGTCTGGGGCAGGGCGAAGGGCTACAAGCTGCTGATCGCCGGCTCCGCCAGCGGCGAGCTGGTCGGGGCGCTGCGCGAGCGCGGCATCGACGCCTGGGGCATCGAGAACAACCGCTACATCCACGGCAAGACGCCGAAGGCACTCAAGAAGTACAACAAGCTCGGCTCGATCGCCGACATGCCGTTCAAGGACGAAGAGTTCGACTTCGTGTTCGAGACCTCGCTGTGCCATCTCGGCGAGAAGCAGGTCGTGCGCGGGGTGCGCGAGCTCAATCGGGTGGTCAAGACCGGCGTCGTGTTCGCGTCGGTGACCTCGGACATGGCGCCGGCGGTGATCGATCGCTACGACCTGCTGCGCGGCGTGAAGAAGCTCGGCACCTGGTGGGAGTGGTCGGAACTGTTCTTCGGCAACGGCTTCGACCTGTCCATGCACCGCCGCGACTGCACCGATGCGCTGTGGACGCTGACGCTCGCCGCCAACAAGGGGCCGGGGCAGTGGTACGCCGACTCCGACAGCCTGCGTTATTCCTTCTTCGACAAGGTCGACGCCGACCTCGACGACTAG
- a CDS encoding ABC transporter ATP-binding protein, giving the protein MAPRPPASRPPGSDDPTRSAPDDPELKKKPAPVAGSAATPASAKPAAPPADEEDDDEDDEFELDDDDDDEDLVVFTAKEAAGALSTIFGFVKPILANYRKPLAFVTFGVVVETLFNVIMPLSLKFLIDDALGEEDFQALYKILGVLAVAGIVTSIIAVWYERWDARLAAGVIADVRTRIFEHVQNLPSAYFARTKRGEILSRFSIDLSAFEGSVKTFANSAALPFFELIAGIILMLFLNWQLAAVALLVFPITLIGPRILTPKAVQANYEQKQNEAALLGTVQENVAAQAVVKAFNLQRRALGWFTLRNRDVRAKAASAMFLSTMVERTVTIAVLLLHLVVLAIGAYLATKGQITVGTFVTFESAFWEVSYNIAHLMHFIPVSISSAAAVRHIQELLDEPTRGADRPGAPDLPRITNDISFERVTFQYDGAQTPVLDNLSLKLNAGKSIAIVGPSGSGKSTLINLILRLYVPDEGRVAIDGVDIRRVTRESLRASMAVVFQENMLFNMSIRENIRLGKEGATDAEVEDAAKKAEIHRYIMSLPQRYDTPVGERGDTLSGGQRQRIAIARAIIRNPSVLLLDEATSALDQTTEAAINRTLLKVAEGRTMIWSTHRLTSVVEMDEIIVISGGRAIERGSHEELLAKNGVYRKLWDDQGHVHHDADDEDDDTDDDDEDDEDDEDEGEDEEA; this is encoded by the coding sequence ATGGCGCCAAGACCTCCTGCATCAAGACCTCCTGGATCAGACGATCCGACGAGATCGGCGCCCGACGATCCCGAGCTGAAGAAGAAGCCCGCGCCCGTTGCCGGTTCCGCCGCGACGCCAGCCTCCGCGAAACCCGCTGCGCCGCCGGCTGACGAAGAAGACGACGACGAGGACGACGAGTTCGAGCTCGATGACGACGATGATGACGAGGATCTCGTCGTCTTCACCGCCAAGGAAGCCGCCGGCGCGCTGTCGACGATTTTCGGCTTCGTCAAGCCGATCCTGGCGAACTACCGGAAGCCGCTGGCCTTCGTCACCTTCGGGGTGGTGGTCGAGACGTTGTTCAACGTCATCATGCCGCTCAGCCTGAAATTCCTGATCGACGACGCGCTCGGCGAGGAGGATTTCCAGGCGCTCTACAAGATCCTCGGTGTGCTCGCGGTGGCCGGCATCGTCACCTCGATCATCGCGGTCTGGTACGAGCGCTGGGATGCGCGGCTTGCCGCCGGCGTTATCGCCGACGTCCGGACCCGAATCTTCGAGCACGTCCAGAACCTGCCGTCAGCCTATTTCGCCCGCACCAAGCGCGGCGAGATCTTGTCGCGCTTCTCGATCGATCTGTCGGCCTTCGAGGGCTCGGTCAAGACCTTCGCCAACAGCGCGGCGTTGCCGTTCTTCGAGTTGATCGCCGGCATCATCCTGATGCTGTTCCTGAACTGGCAACTGGCCGCGGTCGCCCTGCTGGTGTTTCCGATCACGCTGATCGGGCCGCGCATCCTGACGCCGAAGGCGGTGCAGGCCAATTACGAGCAGAAGCAGAACGAAGCCGCGCTGCTCGGAACCGTGCAGGAGAATGTCGCTGCCCAGGCGGTGGTGAAGGCGTTCAATCTGCAGCGCCGGGCGCTGGGCTGGTTCACGCTGCGCAACCGCGACGTCCGCGCCAAGGCCGCGTCGGCCATGTTCCTGTCGACCATGGTGGAGCGCACCGTCACCATCGCGGTGCTGCTGCTCCACCTCGTGGTGCTGGCGATCGGCGCCTATCTCGCCACCAAGGGGCAGATCACGGTCGGCACCTTCGTGACCTTCGAGAGCGCATTCTGGGAGGTGTCCTACAACATCGCCCATTTGATGCATTTCATTCCGGTGTCGATCTCGTCTGCGGCGGCGGTGCGGCACATCCAGGAACTGCTCGATGAGCCGACCCGCGGCGCCGACCGTCCCGGCGCGCCGGATCTGCCGCGCATCACCAACGACATCTCGTTCGAGCGCGTGACCTTCCAGTATGACGGGGCGCAGACGCCGGTGCTGGACAATCTTAGCCTCAAGCTCAATGCCGGCAAGAGCATCGCGATCGTCGGTCCGAGCGGCTCCGGCAAGAGCACGCTGATCAACCTGATCCTGCGGCTCTACGTGCCGGACGAGGGCCGCGTCGCCATCGACGGCGTCGATATCCGCCGGGTGACGCGCGAGTCGCTGCGGGCCAGCATGGCGGTCGTGTTCCAGGAGAACATGCTGTTCAACATGTCGATCCGCGAGAACATCCGGCTCGGCAAGGAAGGGGCCACCGACGCGGAGGTCGAGGACGCCGCGAAGAAGGCCGAGATCCATCGCTACATCATGAGCCTGCCGCAGCGCTACGACACGCCGGTCGGCGAGCGCGGCGACACGCTGTCGGGCGGCCAGCGCCAGCGCATCGCGATCGCGCGCGCGATCATCCGCAATCCGTCCGTGCTGCTGCTCGACGAGGCGACCTCGGCGCTAGACCAGACCACGGAGGCCGCGATCAACCGCACGCTGCTCAAGGTCGCCGAGGGCCGCACCATGATCTGGTCGACGCACCGCCTGACCTCGGTGGTCGAGATGGACGAGATCATCGTGATCTCGGGTGGCCGGGCGATCGAGCGCGGCTCGCACGAGGAACTGCTGGCCAAGAATGGCGTCTACCGCAAGCTGTGGGACGACCAGGGACATGTGCATCATGACGCGGACGACGAAGACGACGACACGGACGATGATGATGAAGACGATGAGGACGATGAGGATGAGGGCGAAGACGAGGAGGCGTGA